Proteins from one Lonchura striata isolate bLonStr1 chromosome 6, bLonStr1.mat, whole genome shotgun sequence genomic window:
- the DTX4 gene encoding E3 ubiquitin-protein ligase DTX4 has translation MLLASAVVVWEWLNEHGRWRPYSPAVSHHIEAVARAGPRAGGSVVLGQADSRLAPYIIDLQSMHQFRQDTGTIRPVRRSYYDPSSAPGKGVVWEWENDSGTWTPYDMDVGITIQRAYEKQHPWVDLSAIGFCYVIDFATMGQINRQTQRKRRVRRRLDMVYPLVSGTLPKSQSWPASPGAAAAPPVPACTCPQCLLVMSVKAAAGGPGTSTLQPRKAAPAPPAAPKPALPAAGPKAPDGVAAARGSLKPLAAQGGRRQAASTPALSSAGASGSPPGVGSGKGTRPSLGTLNRSHLQRLAIAQSRVLIASGVPTVPVKNLTGSSPVNPALAGITGILMSAAGLPVCLTRPPKLVLHPPPVSKSEIQSIPGISHSCRKTTKKQAKKGKTPEEVLKKYLQKVRHPPDEDCTICMERLSAPSGYKGPQPAVKPDLVGKLVKCSHAFHLHCLVAMYNNGNKDGSLQCPTCKTIYGVKTGTQPPGKMEYHIIPHALPGHADCKTIRIIYNIPPGVQGPEHPNPGKSFTARGFPRHCYLPDSEKGRKVLKLLLVAWDRRLIFAIGTSSTTGESDTVIWNEIHHKTEFGSNLTGHGYPDINYLDNVLAELAAQGITEESLAQEKD, from the exons ATGCTGCTGGCCTCGGCCGTGGTGGTGTGGGAATGGCTGAACGAGCACGGGCGCTGGCGGCCCTACAGCCCGGCCGTCAGCCACCACATCGAGGCGGTGGCCCGCGCcgggccgcgggcgggcggcagcgtggtgctgggccAGGCCGACAGCCGCCTGGCGCCCTACATCATCGACCTGCAGTCCATGCACCAGTTCCGCCAGGACACCG GCACCATCCGGCCTGTCCGGCGCAGCTACTACGACCCATCCTCGGCGCCGGGCAAGGGAGTCGTCTGGGAGTGGGAGAATGACAGCGGGACGTGGACGCCCTACGACATGGACGTGGGCATCACCATCCAGCGCGCCTACGAgaagcagcacccctgggtggACCTGAGTGCCATCGGCTTCTGCTACGTCATCGACTTCGCCACCATGGGCCAGATCAACCGGCAGACCCAGCGCAAGCGCCGCGTCCGCCGCCGCCTCGACATGGTCTACCCGCTGGTGTCGGGCACCCTGCCCAAGTCGCAGTCGTGGCCGGCCagccccggggcggcggcggccccgccggtGCCCGCCTGCACGTGTCCCCAGTGCCTCCTGGTCATGAGCGTCAAAGCCGCTGCCGGCGGCCCCGGCACCTCCACCCTGCAGCCCCGCAaagccgcccccgcgcccccggccgcccccAAGCCCGCGCTGCCCGCGGCAGGGCCGAAGGCGCCGGACGGCGTGGCCGCGGCACGCGGCTCGCTGAAGCCGCTGGCGGCGCAGGGGGGCCGGCGGCAGGCGGCCAGCACGCCCGCCCTGAGCTCGGCCGGCGCCTCTGGCAGCCCCCCCGGCGTGGGCAGCGGCAAAGGCACCCGGCCCAGCCTCGGCACCCTGAACCGCAGCCACCTGCAGCGCCTGGCCATCGCCCAGTCCCGCGTGCTCATCGCCTCCGG ggtccccactgtccctgtgaAGAACCTCACTGGCTCCAGCCCCGTCAACCCAGCACTGGCAG GGATCACGGGGATCCTCATGAGCGCAGCCGGGCTGCCCGTGTGCCTGACCCGGCCCCCCAAGCTGGTGCTGCACCCCCCGCCCGTCAGCAAGAGCGAGATCCAGTCCATCCCTGGCATCTCCCACTCCTGCCGCAAGACCACCAAGAAACAGGCCAAGAAGG GTAAAACCCCGGAGGAGGTGCTGAAGAAATACCTGCAGAAAGTGCGGCATCCGCCAGATGAG GACTGCACCATCTGCATGGAGCGGCTCTCTGCCCCCTCTGGCTACAAGGGGCCCCAGCCGGCCGTCAAGCCTGACCTCGTGGGGAAGCTGGTCAAGTGCAGCCACGCGTTCCACCTCCACTGCCTGGTGGCCATGTACAACAACGGCAACAAG GATGGGAGTCTGCAGTGTCCCACCTGCAAAACCATCTATGGGGTGAAGACAGGGACGCAGCCTCCCGGGAAGATGGAATATCACATCATCCCCCACGCACTGCCCGGCCACGCCGACTGCAAAACCATCCGCATCATCTACAACATCCCCCCGGGGGTgcag GGACCAGAGCATCCAAACCCTGGGAAGAGCTTCACGGCCCGTGGCTTCCCCCGGCACTGCTACCTGCCAGACAGCGAGAAGGGCAGGAAG GTACTGAAGTTGCTGCTGGTGGCCTGGGACCGGCGCCTGATCTTCGCCATCGGGACCTCGAGCACCACGGGCGAGTCGGACACGGTGATCTGGAACGAGATCCACCACAAGACAGAGTTCGGCTCCAACCTCACTGGCCACGGCTACCCCGACATCAACTACCTGGACAatgtcctggctgagctggcagcccAGGGCATCACGGAGGAGAGCCTGGCGCAGGAGAAGGACTGA